The following proteins are co-located in the Anas platyrhynchos isolate ZD024472 breed Pekin duck chromosome 1, IASCAAS_PekinDuck_T2T, whole genome shotgun sequence genome:
- the MZT1 gene encoding mitotic-spindle organizing protein 1, translating to MASNAASLNAVRETMDVLFEISRILNTGLDMETLSICVRLCEQGINPEALSSVIKELRKATEALKAAENMTG from the exons ATGGCGAGCAACGCCGCCAGCCTCAACGCCGTGAGGGAGACCATGGACG ttCTGTTTGAGATTTCAAGAATATTAAATACTGGTTTGGATATGGAGACCTTGTCTATTTGTGTGCGACTTTGTGAGCAGGGCATCAATCCAGAAGCATTATCTTCTGTTATTAAAGAACTGCGTAAAGCTACAGAAGCTCTAAAG gcTGCTGAAAATATGACAGGCTGA